Proteins encoded together in one Telopea speciosissima isolate NSW1024214 ecotype Mountain lineage chromosome 4, Tspe_v1, whole genome shotgun sequence window:
- the LOC122658387 gene encoding hemoglobin-2, whose product MAFSEEQEALVVKSWAVMKPNAGELGMKMFLRIFEIAPVAKTLFSFLKDAEGPLEHNQKLKTHSVAVFVMACESAVQLRKSGKPTARESSITKLAATHIKSGVVDAHFEVVKTALLETIKDAVPEMWSPEMQGAWGEAYDELATAIKKEMKPST is encoded by the exons ATGGCTTTCAGTGAAGAGCAGGAGGCTCTAGTTGTCAAGTCATGGGCTGTTATGAAACCGAATGCTGGAGAGTTGGGTATGAAAATGTTCTTGAG GATCTTTGAGATAGCACCAGTTGCGAAGACCCTGTTTTCATTCTTGAAAGATGCAGAGGGTCCTCTTGAACATAATCAAAAGCTCAAAACCCATTCCGTCGCCGTCTTTGTCAtg GCATGTGAATCAGCGGTGCAACTAAGGAAGTCCGGAAAGCCAACGGCGAGAGAGTCAAGTATAACCAAACTCGCCGCTACCCACATCAAATCCGGAGTGGTTGATGCACATTTCGAG GTAGTGAAGACTGCACTGTTAGAAACTATAAAAGATGCAGTTCCAGAGATGTGGTCACCAGAGATGCAGGGCGCATGGGGAGAAGCTTATGATGAGCTTGCAACAGctataaagaaagaaatgaagccCTCCACTTAG
- the LOC122660052 gene encoding uncharacterized protein LOC122660052 yields MGICSSCEATSVATAKLILQDGQLQEFPYPVKVSQVLQKNPTCFICNSDDMDFDDFVSAINEEELLQPGQLYFALPLSRLKYPLQAEEMAALAVKASLALSRSSGQSSRNGVVPVVFSGKRAVKPDQSSLGGDQELVLGVERRRRTRVGVCGSGRGRNFMSELTAVKE; encoded by the coding sequence atgggaATTTGCAGTTCTTGTGAGGCTACCTCAGTGGCGACTGCCAAATTAATCCTTCAAGATGGACAACTACAGGAGTTCCCTTATCCAGTTAAAGTATCGCAAGTGTTACAGAAGAATCCAACGTGTTTTATCTGTAACTCCGACGACATGGATTTCGATGATTTCGTATCGGCAATCAATGAAGAGGAGTTGCTGCAGCCGGGTCAGCTCTATTTTGCGTTACCACTGAGTAGGTTGAAATATCCTCTTCAGGCTGAGGAGATGGCCGCATTGGCGGTTAAGGCTAGTTTGGCTCTTAGTAGGAGTAGCGGTCAGTCTAGCCGGAACGGGGTGGTTCCGGTAGTGTTTTCAGGGAAGCGAGCGGTGAAGCCGGATCAGTCGAGTTTAGGGGGTGATCAGGAGTTGGTTTTGGGGgtggagaggaggaggagaacgAGGGTTGGTGTCTGTGGTAGTGGCAGAGGACGTAATTTTATGTCCGAGTTGACTGCCGTTAAAGAGTGA